Proteins from one Antennarius striatus isolate MH-2024 chromosome 12, ASM4005453v1, whole genome shotgun sequence genomic window:
- the b3galt1b gene encoding beta-1,3-galactosyltransferase 1 translates to MMPSKVSCLYLLTVVCWASALWYLSISRPTSTYVGHMSIPIRKTAKPHKNMTFTNIRTRPLNPHAFDYVINEPKKCESDSPFLVILISTTHKEFDARQAIRETWGDESTFADVRILTIFLLGRNTDSVLNQMVEQESQIFHDIVVENFIDSYHNLTLKTMMGMRWVATFCPKAQYIMKTDSDIFVNMDNLIYKLLKPTTKPRRRYFTGYVINGGPIRDMRSKWYMPRDLYPDSKYPPFCSGTGYVFSADVAELIYKTSLHTGLLHLEDVYVGLCLRKLGIHPYQNSGFNHWKMAYSLCRYRRVITVHQISPEEMHRIWNDMSSKKHLRC, encoded by the coding sequence ATGATGCCTTCAAAAGTGTCATGTTTGTATCTGTTAACAGTTGTGTGCTGGGCAAGTGCTCTGTGGTACTTGAGCATATCTCGCCCAACTTCAACTTATGTGGGCCACATGTCCATTCCAATACGTAAGACAGCGAAGCCCCACAAAAACATGACCTTCACCAACATTCGCACCCGCCCTCTGAACCCACATGCCTTTGACTATGTCATCAATGAGCCAAAGAAGTGTGAAAGCGACAGTCCCTTCCTGGTCATCCTCATTAGCACCACACACAAGGAGTTCGATGCACGGCAGGCCATCCGGGAAACCTGGGGGGACGAGAGCACCTTCGCCGACGTCCGTATTCTCACCATCTTTCTGCTTGGCAGGAACACGGACAGCGTTCTGAACCAGATGGTGGAGCAGGAGAGCCAGATCTTCCATGACATTGTGGTGGAGAATTTTATCGATTCCTACCACAACCTCACCCTCAAGACTATGATGGGCATGCGGTGGGTGGCTACTTTCTGCCCCAAAGCGCAGTATATCATGAAGACAGACAGCGACATCTTTGTCAACATGGACAATCTGATCTATAAACTCCTGAAGCCCACCACCAAGCCCAGGAGGAGATACTTTACTGGCTATGTCATAAATGGCGGACCCATAAGGGACATGCGCAGTAAGTGGTACATGCCCAGGGACTTGTATCCTGACAGTAAATACCCACCGTTCTGTTCAGGCACTGGCTACGTGTTCTCAGCCGACGTAGCTGAGCTGATTTACAAGACTTCACTGCACACAGGACTGTTACACCTGGAGGATGTGTATGTGGGACTGTGTCTGCGGAAACTGGGTATACACCCGTATCAGAACAGTGGTTTTAATCACTGGAAAATGGCATACAGTCTGTGCAGGTATAGACGAGTTATCACTGTGCACCAGATCTCCCCAGAGGAGATGCACCGCATTTGGAATGACATGTCAAGCAAGAAGCACTTGAGATGTTAG